TAAGTAAAACTTATCCTTTTAAATACAAACTAAATGGATATAAAATGACAAATGAAAAATATCTTAAACAATTAGATAAATTAGATGTTAAATATTATGATGTAAAAACTGCTGTTGAAGAGATTACTCCTGGTTCATTTGAAAAACTAAACTACACATCAAGAGTATTAGCAGAAAACTTAATTAGAAAATGCCCAAGTGAAAAATTAGAAGATTCACTTATTCAATTAATCGAAAAAAGAACTGATAAAGATTTTCCTTGGTATCCAAGTAGAGTTATCTGCCATGATATTTTAGGTTTAACTGCTTTTGTTGACTTAGCAGGTCTTAGAGAAGCAGTAGCAAGAGATGGAGGAGATCCAGATAAAGTTAATCCAGTTGTACCTACTCAACTAATCGTTGACCACTCATTAGCAGTTGAATGTGGTGGATTTGATCCAGATGCATTCCAAAAAAATAGAGATATTGAAGATAGAAGAAATGCAGATAGATTTCACTTTATAAACTGGACAAAAGAAGCTTTTAATAATGTAGATGTTATTCCTCCTGGAAATGGTATCATGCACCAAATTAACTTAGAAAAAATGTCTCCAGTTGTTCATTTAAATGAGGGGATTGCAAGTCCTGATACTTTAGTTGGAACTGATTCACATACTCCTCATGTTGATGCACTTGGTGTAATTGCTGTTGGTGTTGGTGGTTTAGAAGCTGAAAATGTAATGCTTGGAAATCCATCTTATATGAGAGTTCCTGATATTGTTGGAGTTAAAATAACAGGAAAAAGAGCACCTGGTATAACTGCAACTGATATTGCCCTTGCTATGACTTCATTTTTAAGAGAAAATGATGTAATTTCTGCATACTTAGAGTTCTTTGGTGATGGAATCAAATATCTTAATTTAGGAGATAGAGCAACAATAGCTAATATGACTCCTGAATATGGTGCAAGTGCAGGTATGTTTGCTATTGATGAACAAACTATTGATTATTTAAAAGTAACAGGACGTGAGCAAAAACAAGTTGAACTTGTAGAAGCGTATGCAAAAGCAAATGGTTTATGGGCAAGTCAATTAGAAAATGCTACATATGCAAGAACTATTGAATTTGATTTATCAAAAGTTACTAGAAGTTTAGCAGGGCCATCTAAACCTCATAAACTAGTGCCTACAACAACTTTAAAAGAAGAAGGTATTGTAAAAGATTTTGTACAAGAAGGTGATAAGATGCCAGATGGTGCAATTTTAATTGCTGCTATTACTTCATGTACAAATACTTCAAATCCAAGAAATGTTATCGCTGCAGGATTATTAGCTAAAAAAGCAAATGAGCTTGGACTTACAAGAAAACCATGGGTTAAATCTTCATTAGCACCTGGTTCAAAAGTAATTGAAGTTTACTTAAAAGAAGCAGGATTATTAAGTGAGATGGAAAAACTTGGATTTGGTGTAGTTGGTTTTGCATGTACTACTTGTAATGGTATGAGTGGAGCACTTGATCCAAAAATCCAACAAGAAGTTATAGATAGAGATATTTATTCAACTGCTGTATTATCTGGAAATAGAAACTTTGATGGAAGAATTCACCCTTATGTAAAAGAGGCATTTTTAGCAAGTCCAGCACTTGTAATTGCTTATGCATTAGCAGGTTCAATTAGATTTGATATTGAAAATGATTCATTAGGAAAAGATAAAGACGGAAATGATATTACATTAAAAGATTTATGGCCATCAGATGAAGAGATTGATTCAGTTGAAAAATCATGTGTAAAACCTCAAATGTTCAATGATATTTATGAGCCAATGTTCAATAGAGATGGTTTGAGTGCTATTAAAGTTGAGCCATTTTATAGCTGGAATCCAAACTCTACATATATTCAAAAACCACCATATTGGGAAGATGAGTTTATGGGAATGCCTGCACTTAAAGATTTAAGACCTTTAGGAGTATTCCCTGACAATATTACAACAGATCACCTTTCTCCTTCAAATGCAATCTTACCAGATTCTGCTTCAGGGGAATATTGTTTAAAAATGGGATTACCAGTAGAAGATTTAAACTCATATGCAACACATAGAGGGGATCACCATACAGCTTCAAGAGCAACATTGGCAAATCCAAAACTATTTAATGAAATGGTAAAAGATAAAGATGGAAATGTAAAACAAGGTTCTTTGACAAAAGTTATGCCTGAGGGTACTGAATCAAGAATGTGGGAAGCAATTGAGACATATAGACAAAGAGGTCAAGGTCTTATTATTATTGCTGGAACTAACTATGGTCAAGGGAGTTCAAGAGATTGGGCAGCAAAAGGTGTAAGACTTGCAGGTGTTGAAGTACTTATAGCTGAATCAATTGAAAGAATTCACAGAACTAACTTAGTTGGTATGGGTGTATTACCACTTCAATTTAAAGATGGGGACACAAGACACACATATAATATCGATGGAAGTGAAACTTATGAAGTAATTGGTAAGATAACTCCAAGATGTGACTTAACAGTAGTTATGACAAGAGAAAATGGGGAAAAGATAGATATTCCAGTAACTTGCAGATTAGATACAACTGCAGAAGTTGAAGTTTATAAAGCTGGTGGAATTTTACAAAAATTTGCAAAAGAAGTTGTTGCAAACAAATAAGAAAAATTAAAGGGTTTATTCCCTTTAATTTATCTTTTTTAGTGTGAATATTGTTCATATTCAAAAAGATATTACAAGACTAATAATAAGGAAATATATTATGGCTTATAAACCACAGTTTAAAGTAAAAGCTACTTATATGAGAGGTGGAACTTCAAAAGGCACTTTCTTTAATATTGAAGACCTTCCAAAAGAAGCATTAGAAGATTCAAAAAAAAGAGATAAGTTACTTCAAAGAATCGTAGGAAGTCCAGATATTTATAAAAAACAAATGGATGGTATGGGTGGAGCTTCTTCATCTACATCTAAAGCTATTTTAG
The window above is part of the Malaciobacter marinus genome. Proteins encoded here:
- the acnD gene encoding Fe/S-dependent 2-methylisocitrate dehydratase AcnD encodes the protein MTNEKYLKQLDKLDVKYYDVKTAVEEITPGSFEKLNYTSRVLAENLIRKCPSEKLEDSLIQLIEKRTDKDFPWYPSRVICHDILGLTAFVDLAGLREAVARDGGDPDKVNPVVPTQLIVDHSLAVECGGFDPDAFQKNRDIEDRRNADRFHFINWTKEAFNNVDVIPPGNGIMHQINLEKMSPVVHLNEGIASPDTLVGTDSHTPHVDALGVIAVGVGGLEAENVMLGNPSYMRVPDIVGVKITGKRAPGITATDIALAMTSFLRENDVISAYLEFFGDGIKYLNLGDRATIANMTPEYGASAGMFAIDEQTIDYLKVTGREQKQVELVEAYAKANGLWASQLENATYARTIEFDLSKVTRSLAGPSKPHKLVPTTTLKEEGIVKDFVQEGDKMPDGAILIAAITSCTNTSNPRNVIAAGLLAKKANELGLTRKPWVKSSLAPGSKVIEVYLKEAGLLSEMEKLGFGVVGFACTTCNGMSGALDPKIQQEVIDRDIYSTAVLSGNRNFDGRIHPYVKEAFLASPALVIAYALAGSIRFDIENDSLGKDKDGNDITLKDLWPSDEEIDSVEKSCVKPQMFNDIYEPMFNRDGLSAIKVEPFYSWNPNSTYIQKPPYWEDEFMGMPALKDLRPLGVFPDNITTDHLSPSNAILPDSASGEYCLKMGLPVEDLNSYATHRGDHHTASRATLANPKLFNEMVKDKDGNVKQGSLTKVMPEGTESRMWEAIETYRQRGQGLIIIAGTNYGQGSSRDWAAKGVRLAGVEVLIAESIERIHRTNLVGMGVLPLQFKDGDTRHTYNIDGSETYEVIGKITPRCDLTVVMTRENGEKIDIPVTCRLDTTAEVEVYKAGGILQKFAKEVVANK